The Gossypium arboreum isolate Shixiya-1 chromosome 6, ASM2569848v2, whole genome shotgun sequence DNA window TTTTCTGTTGTTTATTAATCCTCTATTTTGAACATGTATATAATGCTTCGACTTGTGATGGATGCTTTTTTTGGGTGTTTTTTTCAGGCACTTGCAGAAACTCATTCCATCCTCTATGTGCAAGAGAAGCCGGGCATAGAATGGAAGTTTGGGCAAGATACGGGTGTGATAAtgtaattctttttttttcccttcttttttatGGAGTTGTTTTGCTATTATTGATTAGTAGTTACTTTGCTCTTATTTTAGGTTTTCTCATCATAAATCTTCAGCTATTCTTAGTGTTTTTACAGATCGAGATGCGGGCATTTTGTTCTAAGCATTCAGAAATCCGGAATAACAGCAGTTCCCCACAGCTTGGAGAACTTTGTGCAGCCGCTAATGACTTTTCTATAGCCAACCAGTTCTCTCCAACATCTACggaaaaatctcaaaatttaaaaattggccATAAAGATGAAGACAAAATTACAGTGGACATACATGATCCAGATGACAACTCTGATAAATCTGGTGATGGTGAATTGCAAGAGATAGGCTTCTTTGATACCAGATTAGATGCCCGAGTTTTGTCAGAATACGGTGACTTGCAGCAGCTTGTTGATATGGGGCTGCTGGAGAGGAGCAATATAAATGATCATGACCCATCTGACCCCCATAATTTTGCACTGGTTTTGAAGAAGGTATCTAGTCCAGTACGCAAAGGATTTGTAGGTTTTTTCTCAATGTTTGGAAAGCCACAGATTATTATTTGACTCACAATCTACAATTTATGCAGCTGATTGCCCAAGGAAAAGTCAATGTAAAAGATTTAGCATTGGAGGTTGGACTCTCGGATGACTCTTTGAGTGCTTCATTAGATGTAATACCTACAATCATGTGCTTCTTTATACCCAAATTGTTTTTGGAAATCAGTTTTAGCTATCATTTTGTGCTTTTATCTTCCTTTAATTTTCTTTAATGTTACTTTTGGTCTTTCTTTCTTCAGGGTGATAGCTTGGCACCCGACTTGCAAGGCAAATTAATGAAATGGCTCAAAAATCATGCTTATATGGGCTCTTCCCCCCAAAAGTTAAAAGTTAAGATAAAGCCTTTGATGTCATCCAAGGATGAGACTGGAGCAACTGATGGTTATGACGATATAATGGACTTTATGTCTGATATAACAAATCCTGTTGCTGTTAAGTCTGTGCCTCCTCGGAGAAGAACCAAGAGCAATGCGAGGATTTTGAGGGATAATGAAGTAATATGCTCATCAGATGAAATTATTAATGACAATGGTTTAGTGATGGATAAAGTTATGGTTGATAGCCTTGCCAAGGAAGAATTATATGATTTAAGTGAAGCATCCATTCTCGATGCCATTGGAAAGGTTAGATATCAATTTTTAATATTAGCTTCAAGGTCTTTTGACAAGTTAACTTTTAATCCTTTTAATTGATTATACTGTAGAATTGTCTTTGAACCAACATTTACATCTTATGTTTTCTTTTTGTTGATAATAATTGCTGGTTGTATTAATTCCATGGGTTTTTCTTCATGATTGGTATCTTTTCCTCATTTATTATGTACATTGGTTGCTGACTAGTAGCATTTCAGGTGCTTTTTTCTTTTAGAGCCCATTTTCTGTGCTGTTGGGCTGTTTCCATTTAACTAGATACTTTAGTCATTGACATTGATTATACTTCAAACAACTTTTGTGCATATTGCTTTATGTTTATGCatcctttctctttttttttgtttgtttgtttggagtttttttttttttgggggatgAGTTTTATGGAGTTGGTTTAGATGAGGGTGCACAAGGGATACTTTGTTTTTGTTTTAGTCGTCTGGTTTATTATAGCTCCTCCCCTTGTAACATAGAGCCCCTTCTCTTCCAATTGCTTTGACTTAGAATTTGTTTAGTGTTTAGATATTCCCTTTATCCCCAATCAAATTCGTCCTAATTGTGTATTCCATTGTATGGATGGACATTGTAGTTGTAGTTTATAGTATGATTCTAGAAAGTTGCTTGCTGGTGCTGCTTTTGAGTAGATACATTCCTGCTTACAAATCTATTCTGCTCCCTGTGATTCCTTTTTGTCCATCAATTTGAGTTTTAGAGAGAGTTGGCCTGCCCCACCTGTTAAGGTGCAATAGTTGTGAAAGTGAAGAGTTTCCTTGTGATGTATAAAACTATTAATTTAATCTATTATATTAATATGAACATTGAATGGTGAATTACAGAGGATATACTTTGAGAAGATTTTATGTTTTACTTCATCTTAAGGGAAGCTGAtgcttattttttctttttattacaactgttttttttccttttaagatGTGTTCATGTAATTATGATGTGCACTTTGTTTCCTTTAATGAATCAAAAAGTGCAAAAAAGAACTTGAAATGTTTAAGATAGTGCCCAAGTGCTTTAATTTCGCACTGATTTCTTCTTTCAATGTCTCAAGGTTTTATAGAAGAAACGGCTTTGGAAATAGTATGCTTATGCGCCATTATCTAGTCATGTGTTCCTTTTATATCTGCTTTtataggttttattttattttatgcccTTTCTTTATTTAGTTCCCCTCTtaccttttgttttcttttgcttAAGTgggtattttttttttcatttgtgtAGAATTCAGCAAAGCCTGATGATTCCCTGGACTCCTCAGACAGGCATTTGCCTGCATCTGAAGGTActtttttttgaattattttctGTTATGTATGTAATACCCTTTGTCAAAATCATATTCTTGATCTGGTTCACATTTGTGGGTTAAGTAATGCACTCTCGTTCTAAGTGCTGGTATTTTGATATTTCAATTCTTTTCATGTATACGCTTGCAGTTGTTCTTTCATTCTTTCTATTTTAATTCCAGGGGGTTTGTCTTTCAAATTTTTGGTTTGCAAGGAACATACTTGTAGGAAAATTgattaattttctttttcctttttcggTGCTTTTGCTGCTAAAGTTCATGATGAGTTCCAAGAGAGAGAGTTTATGTGTCTAAGCTGTTTATAGTGGCCAAaagttttcctttttcttttacgTCATGTCAGTCAAAGTGGATTTACATGTTTCTGATTTTTATGTTGAAGTAAAGAATTATTAGCTTGCTTTATGAAATATTTACTTCTGTATATGTTGCCAAAAGCTAGGCAGATGAATGTCTATTTTCTAGATTTGTACTTATGTGTCAGTGAAATGCTTGGTTTTGTACTTTTTGCTGTACTGTTTCGGGTTCTGATTTTCTTGATCTGGTATGTTCAGATTTTATTTTGGTTGCCATGCTGCTTTATTCTAGATATATGGCTTCCCTTGTAAATTTCTTTCTTGGTGATTTTGTTTGAGCTGATTGTTACACTGTTGGCTTCATATGCCATGGTCAGTGTAAATAGACCATTGTTATTATTGTCCTGGTGTTCATGCGTTATGCAGAACAGATTCACATGTTAAGGCTGGTAAGTCAATGACTTGTTAGATAACTAACATTAAGGCTAGATCTTAGCATTTCTTATAGTCCTAACTTTTTGTTGAAGTATGACTCTGACATCACTTTGGAAGGATAAATTACAAAACGTTCTTGTAATAACTAACATTAAGGCTAGATCTTAGCATTTCTTCTTAGCATTTGTTCTTGCATGTTTACAAATATCCTCCCAAGGATTTTGTAAGACTATACACTTTCTAGTTTCTCCcttaatttgttttaaaaatagtCGTTTACCTCCTGAAATTAGAAAGTAATATTTGACATTTGCCTGAAGGTGAAACAAGTTCATGTTTTCAGAAATGTGGGGCAATTATAATTAGGCAATATGGTCAAAGGATTGTTTGTACAATATGAAATACCTTTGCTGGCATCTCCTCTTCTTTTTGCCCCAAAGTTTCTGTTATTATGTTGTTTTCTGTTAATGGGCATAGTGTATCAAATAATTTCTTGTCTCTAATGATTTTGATATAGTTTGCATctgtaacttaaaattttatgatttaacAGGAAATTCACCTGATCTCTCAAATGATGGCTTCTCTGAAAGGAGTCGATCAGAGATGGCAGCAACTCCTGAGAAGATTACAGTAGCAACTTCAGAACAAGAAAGTTCCATTTTCCCAATTGTGAATCTCATGTAAGCTTTGTGAAAAGACATTTGTTAAATCTATAGTCTATAGGTCTCTCTCTTAATTGAATTGATGTTTGTTTATCGTTTACAGGAGCTTTTCTTCTATTTTGATGAGATATTTTCTCATTCTTTGATAATTTTGTATTGCAGAAGTGAAGAGTTTTCTAATTTTTATATCCACCCCTATATACGCAAGAAATTTCTTCAGATGCACGATAAATTTATTTGTAACAACAGAGTAGGCAAGTTTGAAGACGGAATGAACACATTAAATGAGTTGGATGGTAAGTTTCGTGTCATTAGTTAGTCAGcagtttcttctttctttgtgcTAGTTGTTTTGGACACGACTCAGGTCTGACTAGCTGCACTTTGCCAGGTAAAAGGGAGAGAGATTGCTCTTGCTTGGTGGCAGCTTCTACCGACAGTGTTCATTCTAGTCATGAAAGTGAACATCCCAAGTGCAATGAGAAGAGTTGTACACCTGATgatttagatttttttattaaGGCTAGGAAATTGAGATCTCTCAAATTGTCTCCGAAGGATGAAGTGGAAGGGGAAATTATATATTATCAGGATAGATTAATGCACAACATAATTGCTAGAAATTGTGTTACAGGTATTCAAATTTTCCACTAGTGTTCTTTTGTGTGTATGTTTGTGCTGTTTCACGCTGATTTATAACAATAGAACGTGTATTTTGTACGATGTTCTCCTTGCAGATAATCTGGTTTCTAGAGTTGCTAAAAGTCTACCGGTTGAGGTTGAAGCTGCAAGGGAACAAAGATGGGATGCTGTGCTTGCAAATCAATATCTTTATGATATAAGAGAAGCAAAGAAGCAGGGCCGTAAAGAGAGAAGGCATAAGGAGGCACAAGCTGTATTGGCTGCTGCAACTGCTGCTGCAGCTGCTTCTTCCAGAAATTCACTATCAAGGAAAGATGGTGAAGATTCTAGTCAGCAAGAGGTTATTCTCATGATCTTTTTTCTTTCTATGAAATTTTCTCATACCTCCAGATAAGCATGctattttactttatttacctTTGTAGAATATATTGAAGCTGAATGCTTGTGCTGGGAGAGCTGGCATTAGCTTGCAGCAAAGATCAAAAGATGCTTGGGATGCTGTTCCACGAATTTCATCTGGGAAGTACTCTGATATCGTTCAGTCGGTGTCAGATTTTTCTAAAGAACATCCTAGGTCATGTGACATCTGCCGACGGTCTGAGACATTACTAAATCCTATTTTAGTCTGTTCTGGATGCAAGGTTTTCTAGCTTGGAACCATTATTTTTTCTTTCCTAAATGGAAATTCTCTTCATCTGTTAGGGTTTTTGAGTTAGTTCTGCTTACAGGTTGCTGTTCACTTGGATTGCTATCGCAGTGTTAAGGAACCTTTGGGTCCTTGGTGTTGTGAATTATGTGAAGAATTGTTCTCATCAAGATCCTCCGAAGCTACATCTCTAAATTTTTGGGAGATATCTTATCCTGCTGCTCATTGTGGTTTATGTGGTGGTACTACCGGTGCTTTTAGGAAATCTGTGGATGGCCAGTGGGTACATGCTTTCTGTGCTGAGGTGATTTTTCCTTACCCCTTGGTCATTAACATTTCTTCTCTTATTCAATCAAATGAGATGAAGTGAACTTTTCCTACTATTTTGTAGTGGGTTCTTGAGTCAACGTTCAGAAGGGGACAAGTAAATCCTGTAGAAGGAATGGTATGTATGCATGATAAGGCATTAGATAATTGCTAATTTGAGAGTTTAATAGATCTTACTTAAATTTATATGGAAATGGAATATCAGGAGAAGGCTTCAAGGGGGGTTGACATTTGTTGTATATGCCATCGAAAGCATGGTGCATGCATAAAGGTGAGTTTTGTGgacattttctttcttctttctgaaAAGATATTTGCTTTTTGTACTTGGTATTTTCTACAAGTTGTTGCCTAAGATACTTTGTAGCTAAGCAGGTATGGTTTTGTTCTTTGCAGTGTAGTTATAATCACTGTCAGACCACTTTTCATCCCTCCTGTGCTAGAAGCGCAGGCTTCTGtatgaatgttatgcttgctGGTGGGAAATTCCAGCGCAATGCTTTTTGTGAAAAGCACAGTGTGGAACAGAGAGCAAAGGTTTAAATTTGACTTTTGTATAAAATTGTTGAATCGAtagtttttggttatttttcctTATCTGTTGAACAATTTCTGTAGGCTGAAACTCAGAAGCATGGAGTTGAAGAGTTGAAAAACATGAAGCAAATTCGGGTAAGGGCATTCAtgtttagttttagttttttgCCTTGCACTACTTTTGGTGTTACAACTTACATTATTGTATGAGTCTGTGTGGATTCTCCTCTACAGGTTAAACTGGAGAGGTTACGCCTTCTTTGTGATAGAATCATCAAACGAGAAAAATTGAAGGTAGTTGTTAGAAATGGTAAAACTATTCTCTTGTTTTGCTGATGTGATTGCTGCTTAGAGGGGGTTTTCTATTTGTACGACTAAATATGAGaatgtgattatgaatgtttgcAGCGGGAGTTGGTTGTTTGCTCGCATGAAATACTTGCACGCAAAAGAGATCATGTTACTCGTTCACTGCTTTTTCATAGTCCTTTTCATCCAGATGTTAGCTCAGAATCTGCAACAACTTCCCTCAAAGGTCACACGGATGGTTACAGATCATGCAGTGAATCGATGAGATCAGATGATATAACTGTAGATAGTACTCTTTCAGTTAAACACCAAATAAAGATTCCTGTGTCCGTGGAAAATGATCAAAGGACTGATGATAGTTCCACATCACAGAGCCCTTTTGTCCCAAAGCCAATGGATAGGGTTAGATTCTCTGGGAAGCAGATCCCTCATAGATATTCGCTTGCATCTCGTAACAGTTTAGATAATGCTGAAAGGAACTTAAAACTAAGGAAGGTAtggttctttctttctttcctttttttggaGTCGTTATTTGTTTCTCTCACACGTGTGTGTATACACACGCAACCTAAAAGGAATCTCGGCTGATGGTTGCCTTGTGGTGAATCTCAGCCAATTGAAACATTTGAAAAGGAGTTGGTAATGACATCAGATGAAGCATCGATGAAGAATTCGCGGTTACCAAAAGGATATTGTTACGTCCCCGTTGATTGTCTTCCTAAGGAGAAGCAGCACGCACAGGATGCTTGTTCTGATGGACAATTGGAGCACAATGGATAAGGCTGAGTCAATACCTGGATGTTTCGATTGCCTATGATGAGTGATGACAATCTATGCCACTTTATAACTGCTTTCCACGCAGGTGACTTGCTTATCAGATTATGAAGGCGGTAAATAAGGCAGCAAAATCAGTGCTGAGATGTTGAGTGGGGGAGCTGCATTGTGTGGCTGGTGATGGGGGTGGATATGTGGAGTTCTGGCGTCATTGTTGTATATTCACCAACAGTTATAATCGTACAGTGGGTGAGCGTTCATTCCATCATATCATGTTTTGGCAAGTCTTCAAGGTCAGGGTCTTAGGGATTGAGGATCGCAGATTGGTGATTTGTTTATTGTACCTCTTTTTAATACGGCGAAGGTACGTATTGCCCACAATGCGTGCTCTGTATAGGTATTCAGATATGTATTTAATGTCAACCTGCAAAGAAAATGGTGCCCAGCGAGAGATCCATACAGGGATATGCCGATTCTTTCCTTTGGTTTATGATTATTTTCATCTGCTCTTGGTTTGTTGTCTTTAGCTGATCAGTGTTAAGGTAAAATCtaataaaaccaaaatttacaagtacaaaaattatatatatattttttcaaagAGAGCTGATATGAAATTGTTTATGTTAACTAATGATACATGGTAATTTGTGTATTCTTGTTTATGTTTTAACTATGATATTTTATGTACAAATAATGGacatgttataattattttagaTGTATGTATTCTTATTATGTTTGCGATTTTTGCCCTTGTATACTATGATCATGTCGAATCTCTTGAAATTATATAAGTCTCTATTTTCAAATCTTCTAACCCTGCGTGGATATTTACTTTTATGTTGTTTGATCAACTGTATGGCgacttttttctatttttgtttaCTGATATTCAACTTTTCTCGTTTAGTGTCGGACACTAATTTAATTAGTTAATGACGAAAATCTTTactatataaattatattattttaaaagttttttttccattttatatttttcataaaatgggaatataaatataaaatttgaactaaagattttatgattattttactatttaatcgAATTTTTAACATTTGAATGtcattattatataaattttgttTTCCATCCATTCCCTGTTTGTAATCATTTAGTCTATTTGATAAATGAGAGCCTTCTTTTATATATGTGGAGTAATGTTTTCTTTAAGGAGTTTAAATAGTTAGCTTTTATAGTTGTATTTAAGTAAAGGTAAACAATATTCATGGTTACTCTATTTTGATTACTTAATGTTTTTttagatatttaattatttttaacaagATAATTGTGTTAATTAATTATTATGTTAAATTTTCTGTTTTCTTTTAATGGGTTCCTTATGTGGTGCATTAGCATATTGAATGATTGATACATGTCAAGTTTTTATGACTTTTGACTTATGTTTAAATACTTTGTTATAATTagttcaaaatttttctcctcCATTATAATTAGTTCAAAATTTTTCTACTAAATTGTTTAGAGAGGCCCTTAAATTTAAGTCAAAAGTTTATATATAAAAGCTACATGTAAGTCACTAAATAGGTTAATGTGTCACGTTAGTAATTcattaaaagaaaacaaaaattattaACAATGACTAAGTTTAAAGTGATTAGATTAAAATTctttttgaaataattaaaataagataaaacTCTATTTTAAAGTAATTAAAGTAATAATAGAAGTGATTtacatttatttaaataatacgATATGACTAGCTTAAAAATTCGAACTATTTATCGGTGAATATCAAGTTATGTTAAATATAAATGTTTAGTTTTTATTTATCACAAAAATGATTATCTTTTTCCTgggtttaaaaataaattaaactctGGTTCCATGAGAGAATCTATACCACAccttttaaaatgtattttatttattccatatTTTTTAACATGTGTCAAATTGTCATTGGATAAGTTTTTATAAGAAATGCCATATGTCAATAGCAAATTGGTACGTTAGTGTCATAGCATTTTTCGACATGGGGTAAACTTGTTAACGGGATGATTTTATAGGTATGAAATTGAGAATAAAAAAATCGCAAGTACCACATTGAGGAATGAGTTATGGTTCAGGTACTAAACTACATATTATCCCAAAATATGGCcatattacataatatataaatgtttaAAGTTAATTTTCttttagaatcaagactaaattgatgTAATTTATAAATGTTAAAGGTCAaagttattatattaattttaaaagttgtcaCTGTTAGTCAGTTCGtaattaaaaaacataaaattgaatagttgagtgATTATTCGGTAACCTTTCATTATTGGGTAGtcaccattttataactttttatagttgagtgacaaaaaAGATATTTACTAATCATCAGTTGATAAAAATTTCACATAGTGATGACAACAAGTAAAAGGAAATTAAAATGGAGTTAAATGCACTAgacatttttaaattataatttctattttaaattaattttcaaatttcgaaaaattttaatttcatttccaAACTATCAATGTTATTGCTAATAAGgatcttttattattaaaatcattaatttaactattaaattacaCGTAAAATTTTatatgacataatttaaaataaaaatttaaaaaaagtaaaatattatctcataaattttaaaatttaaaactaaaaattaagtaAAACTTTGGAAAAGTGaataataattttgtaaaaacGTTGAAAACCTCAAAGCGAAGATTTTTACGAGatctatttttctttaaatttttattttaaattatgtcacataAGATTTGAAATCTTATTTAACAATTagattaattattttagtaatttaaggACTTTATTGATATAACATTGATACCTTGATGttgtaattagaatattttaatgtTTGAGGACCAATTTAAAATGAGGGTCATAATTTAGGGATGTCTGGTGCAATTAACTCACATAAAGGTCAGGTACGGATTAAGGTGAAAATAGAAGAATATATAAAGCCTGTGGGCCAAAGCCCAAAAGATTAATCATCTTCCATCTTTTACCATCCAAATCTCCAGCCCACTCCAATTCTGAAAACTCTTCCAATGGGTTCCATTGACACGCCGACAATTACAGAGAACGGTTCGACCCAGTCTCAAGCAGCCGCTCCTTCCGGCGGCGACCACAAGCCTCCGGCCTCAGCTAACGGAGCGCAAGTGGAGGTGTCGCCGGAGCCTGAAGGAACGAAAAAGAGGCGGTCGAGTATGCTACCGCTGGAGGTGGGTACTCGCGTGATGTGCCGCTGGAGGGACGGCAAATATCATCCTGTCAAAGTTATCGAACGCCGTAAGATGCCCTACGCTGTGCCCTATGATTACGAATACTACGTTCATTACACCGAATGTAAGTTCTCTTTTCTCCTTTAGATTTTaggttttttaattaatttttcattttttaggtttttcaaattttagttaaattttagaattattatgctagaaatgttagaaaattaagtgtgtgtgtgtgtgtgtttttttttgtCATAACCATGAGAGTGATATTGAAATTATAGTTAATAGGAGGCTTGATGAATGGGTGAAGCTTGAACAGCTTGATCTTGATTCTGTCGAAACTGTTGTCGATGAAAAGGTTGAAGACAAGGTAGACATCCCTTTCTAATGCAAATTCTACATTTCATTTCCCTCACTCGTTATCTTTGAGGGTGTGTTCATTTGAATAAATTTGCCAATGAGGTTTTCAGGTAACAAGCTTAAAAATGACACGCCACCAGAAGCGGAAGATTGATGAGACGCATGTAGAAGTAGTGAGTATATGTAAAACTTTCAGTTACTAATGTTAAAGATAGGGGGGCATGTGATGGTTGTAAATTTGGTTGCTTTTGTATTTCTGTAAACCTATAATAGTCTGCTCTGTTGTTTTCTAATAGGGCCATGAGGAGCTCGATGCTGCTAGCTTGCGTGAACATGAGGAATTCACAAAGGTGAAAAATATAGCGACCATAGAACTTGGAAGATATGAAATTGAGACATGGTACTTCTCGCCCTTTCCGCCAGAATATAACGATTCACTGAAGTTGTACTTTTGTGAGTTTTGCCTCAACTTCATGAAGCGCAAAGAGCAACTTCAGAGGCATATGGTGAGCATTCCCTTAGTATGGCAATACTTTTCCTCCTGCAGTACTTTATGTTGGAATACATTTAGAATTTTAATTGTCCTCCATTTACCAGTTCCTTTCTAGCTTTCTAAGCACCTAGTCTAATGCAACTTTGCATGTCTCTGCAGTGTAATTGCTTATATAGAAAGTTTTAATTGTCACCTATGTATCTGTTTGTCTATGGCCATTGTGTTTTATGATCAAGATATGGCCCAATAGTCTTTTTCTCTTTATATCTTGAAGTAACATCTTAATTTGCACGTCTCTGTGGTGTACTTCCTTATATAGAAGGTTTTATTTATGCCTGCATTTATATTATGGGTACTCTACTCTCTTTATCATCTCTGGGATAGATGGAATGTGTTATAGATGTTAGATATTGCTcagttgaaagaaaaaaaatgcctTTGTTGACGTGCAATTGCCTTAAGCCGCAAACAGGGCTGAGATAATATTAACTCTGGTTTTATGACTAATGTGTAGAGAAAGTGTGATCTGAAGCATCCCCCTGGTGACGAAATATATAGAAGTGGTACTCTGTCAATGTTTGAGGTATGCTGTTGATGAGCCTTTAGTGCTGCTACTTTCTTGCTaactcaaagaaaaagaaaagggtcttTCTTGGTGCATTTTAAGTAAATCGATATGGTTCTGGTTTTCTTCACTTCTACCCCATTGTTTTCATGTCTAACTCTTGGAAATTCATGACACGGTTGAAAAATCTGAGAAAAAATTACCAGAAAGAGAGaaggagagagagagaagagagcATGAGAAAGCTAAGAGAGAGTGAGAAAACCAATTCCAAATTTCATAACCACCTCCATTGCCTGACTGGTGGCTTAAAAGGA harbors:
- the LOC108486155 gene encoding uncharacterized protein LOC108486155 isoform X2 — protein: MMGRSADGGCGTEERPCRPISSVSGRNPAWKPENALKRLSFDDVGVDFFSQAGKVLSERSPFDKPEGGSISELSVPTLPSGLASLLKQADSRKKHKKSHSGADKKSSKQKEKKQGGSIWVETKEYFRDLALQDIDALFKITPSSSLAARKKCFIIPYVGDEPRVNWNLDADVREKASVSCGEHLNVRNENGGVGKEEEKVVVEEEAEQLMEIDSVETQAQFSLKEERGCSVSDSSSGLGWLLGSRSRRLTSERPSKKRKLLGDDDGLKKVLVACQCDGNSSLCHFCCTDDTRKESNRLVVCCSCKVAVHQKCYGVQNDVDSSWLCSWCKQKNDSNDAGKPCTLCPKQGGALKPIQKSDENSGSMEFAHMFCSIWMPEVYVEDLTKMEPIINVGEVKETRKKLVCNVCRVKYGACVPCSHGTCRNSFHPLCAREAGHRMEVWARYGCDNLFLVFLQIEMRAFCSKHSEIRNNSSSPQLGELCAAANDFSIANQFSPTSTEKSQNLKIGHKDEDKITVDIHDPDDNSDKSGDGELQEIGFFDTRLDARVLSEYGDLQQLVDMGLLERSNINDHDPSDPHNFALVLKKLIAQGKVNVKDLALEVGLSDDSLSASLDGDSLAPDLQGKLMKWLKNHAYMGSSPQKLKVKIKPLMSSKDETGATDGYDDIMDFMSDITNPVAVKSVPPRRRTKSNARILRDNEVICSSDEIINDNGLVMDKVMVDSLAKEELYDLSEASILDAIGKNSAKPDDSLDSSDRHLPASEGNSPDLSNDGFSERSRSEMAATPEKITVATSEQESSIFPIVNLISEEFSNFYIHPYIRKKFLQMHDKFICNNRVGKFEDGMNTLNELDGKRERDCSCLVAASTDSVHSSHESEHPKCNEKSCTPDDLDFFIKARKLRSLKLSPKDEVEGEIIYYQDRLMHNIIARNCVTDNLVSRVAKSLPVEVEAAREQRWDAVLANQYLYDIREAKKQGRKERRHKEAQAVLAAATAAAAASSRNSLSRKDGEDSSQQENILKLNACAGRAGISLQQRSKDAWDAVPRISSGKYSDIVQSVSDFSKEHPRSCDICRRSETLLNPILVCSGCKVAVHLDCYRSVKEPLGPWCCELCEELFSSRSSEATSLNFWEISYPAAHCGLCGGTTGAFRKSVDGQWVHAFCAEWVLESTFRRGQVNPVEGMEKASRGVDICCICHRKHGACIKCSYNHCQTTFHPSCARSAGFCMNVMLAGGKFQRNAFCEKHSVEQRAKAETQKHGVEELKNMKQIRVKLERLRLLCDRIIKREKLKRELVVCSHEILARKRDHVTRSLLFHSPFHPDVSSESATTSLKGHTDGYRSCSESMRSDDITVDSTLSVKHQIKIPVSVENDQRTDDSSTSQSPFVPKPMDRVRFSGKQIPHRYSLASRNSLDNAERNLKLRKPIETFEKELVMTSDEASMKNSRLPKGYCYVPVDCLPKEKQHAQDACSDGQLEHNG
- the LOC108486155 gene encoding uncharacterized protein LOC108486155 isoform X1, with the protein product MMGRSADGGCGTEERPCRPISSVSGRNPAWKPENALKRLSFDDVGVDFFSQAGKVLSERSPFDKPEGGSISELSVPTLPSGLASLLKQADSRKKHKKSHSGADKKSSKQKEKKQGGSIWVETKEYFRDLALQDIDALFKITPSSSLAARKKCFIIPYVGDEPRVNWNLDADVREKASVSCGEHLNVRNENGGVGKEEEKVVVEEEAEQLMEIDSVETQAQFSLKEERGCSVSDSSSGLGWLLGSRSRRLTSERPSKKRKLLGDDDGLKKVLVACQCDGNSSLCHFCCTDDTRKESNRLVVCCSCKVAVHQKCYGVQNDVDSSWLCSWCKQKNDSNDAGKPCTLCPKQGGALKPIQKSDENSGSMEFAHMFCSIWMPEVYVEDLTKMEPIINVGEVKETRKKLVCNVCRVKYGACVPCSHGTCRNSFHPLCAREAGHRMEVWARYGCDNVILFFSLLFYGVVLLLLISSYFALILGFLIINLQLFLVFLQIEMRAFCSKHSEIRNNSSSPQLGELCAAANDFSIANQFSPTSTEKSQNLKIGHKDEDKITVDIHDPDDNSDKSGDGELQEIGFFDTRLDARVLSEYGDLQQLVDMGLLERSNINDHDPSDPHNFALVLKKLIAQGKVNVKDLALEVGLSDDSLSASLDGDSLAPDLQGKLMKWLKNHAYMGSSPQKLKVKIKPLMSSKDETGATDGYDDIMDFMSDITNPVAVKSVPPRRRTKSNARILRDNEVICSSDEIINDNGLVMDKVMVDSLAKEELYDLSEASILDAIGKNSAKPDDSLDSSDRHLPASEGNSPDLSNDGFSERSRSEMAATPEKITVATSEQESSIFPIVNLISEEFSNFYIHPYIRKKFLQMHDKFICNNRVGKFEDGMNTLNELDGKRERDCSCLVAASTDSVHSSHESEHPKCNEKSCTPDDLDFFIKARKLRSLKLSPKDEVEGEIIYYQDRLMHNIIARNCVTDNLVSRVAKSLPVEVEAAREQRWDAVLANQYLYDIREAKKQGRKERRHKEAQAVLAAATAAAAASSRNSLSRKDGEDSSQQENILKLNACAGRAGISLQQRSKDAWDAVPRISSGKYSDIVQSVSDFSKEHPRSCDICRRSETLLNPILVCSGCKVAVHLDCYRSVKEPLGPWCCELCEELFSSRSSEATSLNFWEISYPAAHCGLCGGTTGAFRKSVDGQWVHAFCAEWVLESTFRRGQVNPVEGMEKASRGVDICCICHRKHGACIKCSYNHCQTTFHPSCARSAGFCMNVMLAGGKFQRNAFCEKHSVEQRAKAETQKHGVEELKNMKQIRVKLERLRLLCDRIIKREKLKRELVVCSHEILARKRDHVTRSLLFHSPFHPDVSSESATTSLKGHTDGYRSCSESMRSDDITVDSTLSVKHQIKIPVSVENDQRTDDSSTSQSPFVPKPMDRVRFSGKQIPHRYSLASRNSLDNAERNLKLRKPIETFEKELVMTSDEASMKNSRLPKGYCYVPVDCLPKEKQHAQDACSDGQLEHNG